One region of Triticum aestivum cultivar Chinese Spring chromosome 6B, IWGSC CS RefSeq v2.1, whole genome shotgun sequence genomic DNA includes:
- the LOC123135088 gene encoding lysM domain receptor-like kinase 3 → MVGVRRHQMCKTKSATATSMARSSATTPTTATAHGRRSPRGNTNGSHPGPTSYSTSSAALSTSSSSAASSLQALKDSLPDLPLLLTFAELAAATKNFSPAHRLAPGSSTNSFRCALRGHPAAVFRRALRRDPAEVSARLAVLGHCHHAAIARLYGAAASPDGALFLAYELVPGAAPLSALLRGAYNPSFTPLASWHSRLRLAADACDALSYVHLQAGTVHNRLSSSSVLVCGQGPLLRAKLAHFGSADLAGELPDDESGDGKEARHRRTGSRGRRIEGTRGYMAPELTAGGSPTRRSDVFALGVLLLELVSGQEPVRYEFNKATGDYERTSLIESASAASATGGGEGMRQWVDRRLKDSFPIDAAEALTTLALQCVSKDPAARPDMSWVAAKVSKLFLEAQEWGDKFRVPTDISISMAPR, encoded by the coding sequence ATGGTTGGCGTCCGCAGGCATCAGATGTGCAAGACCAAGAGTGCCACGGCCACCTCCATGGCCCGCTCCTCCGCCACCACCCCGACCACGGCGACCGCCCACGGCCGCCGCTCGCCCCGCGGGAACACGAACGGCAGCCACCCGGGGCCGACCTCCTACTCCACCTCCTCCGCGgcgctctccacctcctcctcctccgcggcctcctCCCTGCAGGCGCTCAAGGACTCGCTCCCGGACCTGCCGCTCCTCCTCACCttcgccgagctcgccgccgccaccaagaaCTTCTCGCCCGCGCACCGCCTCGCGCCGGGGTCGTCGACCAACTCGTTCCGGTGCGCGCTCCGGGGCCACCCGGCCGCCGTCTTCCGCCGCGCGCTGCGGCGGGACCCGGCCGAGGTGTCCGCCCGGCTCGCCGTGCTCGGCCACTGCCACCACGCCGCCATCGCGCGGCTCTACGGCGCCGCGGCGTCCCCCGACGGCGCCCTCTTCCTCGCGTACGAGCTCGTCCCGGGCGCGGCGCCGCTCTCCGCGCTCCTCCGCGGCGCCTACAACCCGTCCTTCACGCCGCTGGCCTCCTGGCACTCCCGGCTCCGGCTCGCCGCCGACGCCTGCGACGCGCTCAGCTACGTGCACCTCCAGGCCGGGACGGTCCACAaccgcctctcctcctcctccgtcctcgtGTGCGGCCAGGGCCCGCTCCTCCGGGCCAAGCTCGCGCACTTCGGGTCCGCGGACCTCGCCGGGGAGCTCCCTGACGACGAATCCGGGGACGGCAAGGAGGCCAGGCACCGGCGCACGGGCAGCCGAGGGAGGCGGATCGAGGGGACGCGCGGGTACATGGCGCCGGAGCTGACCGCGGGCGGGTCGCCGACGCGGCGGTCGGACGTGTTCGCGCTgggcgtgctgctgctggagctggtgTCCGGGCAGGAGCCGGTGCGGTACGAGTTCAACAAGGCGACCGGGGACTACGAGCGGACCTCGCTGATCGAGAGCGCCTCCGCCGCGTCGGCGACCGGCGGCGGGGAGGGGATGCGGCAGTGGGTGGACCGGCGGCTCAAGGACTCGTTCCCCATCGATGCCGCGGAGGCGCTCACCACGCTGGCGCTGCAGTGCGTGTCCAAGGACCCCGCGGCGCGGCCGGACATGTCGTGGGTGGCCGCCAAGGTGTCCAAGCTGTTCCTGGAGGCGCAGGAGTGGGGCGACAAGTTCCGCGTCCCCACCGACATCTCCATCTCCATGGCTCCCAGGTGA